In Pseudomonas putida, a genomic segment contains:
- a CDS encoding DUF2333 family protein: MLDWKNREAKAEPRERVDGRGAAARSYLGGLWSRALGTLIGLYLLVCIGLGWYWSEEPDLFPVQQNAQAAAERNGQQMVVGYTTIETLKTVADTLLTKPGGYISNDRFPPGIWMDNMPSWEYGVLVQVRDLSRALRKDFARSQSQSTEDADLAKAEPRFNFDNKSWILPSSESEFEEGIKSLSRYQSRLAAGDKGAIFYTRADNLNNWLGDVATRLGSLSQRLSASVGRVKLNTTLKTESVVAGQAPQVDEQLVETPWLQIDNVFYEARGQAWALSHLLRAIEVDFADVLAKKNATVSVRQIIRELEASQEPLWSPMVLNGSGFGMWANHSLVMANYISRANAAVIDLRQLLSQG; this comes from the coding sequence ATGCTGGACTGGAAAAACCGCGAGGCCAAAGCCGAGCCGCGCGAGCGCGTCGATGGCCGTGGCGCAGCCGCCCGTAGCTATCTTGGTGGTCTCTGGAGCCGTGCGCTGGGCACCCTCATCGGCCTGTACCTGCTGGTGTGCATCGGCCTGGGCTGGTACTGGAGCGAAGAGCCCGACCTGTTCCCGGTGCAGCAGAATGCCCAGGCCGCAGCCGAGCGCAACGGCCAGCAGATGGTGGTGGGCTATACCACCATCGAGACCCTCAAGACAGTCGCCGACACCCTGCTGACCAAGCCGGGCGGCTACATCTCCAACGACCGATTCCCGCCAGGCATCTGGATGGACAACATGCCAAGCTGGGAGTACGGCGTGCTGGTGCAGGTACGCGACCTGTCGCGAGCCCTGCGCAAGGACTTCGCCCGTTCCCAGTCGCAGTCCACCGAGGATGCCGACCTGGCCAAGGCCGAGCCGCGCTTCAACTTCGACAACAAGAGCTGGATCCTGCCGTCGAGCGAGTCGGAATTCGAAGAAGGCATCAAGTCGCTGAGCCGCTACCAGTCGCGTCTTGCCGCTGGCGACAAGGGGGCGATCTTCTACACCCGTGCCGACAACCTGAACAACTGGTTGGGTGACGTGGCCACCCGCCTGGGCTCGCTGTCCCAGCGCCTGTCGGCCAGCGTTGGCCGGGTCAAGCTCAATACCACGCTCAAGACCGAATCGGTGGTCGCAGGCCAGGCGCCGCAGGTGGACGAGCAACTGGTCGAAACCCCATGGCTGCAGATCGACAACGTGTTCTACGAGGCCCGTGGCCAGGCCTGGGCGCTGTCGCACCTGTTGCGTGCCATCGAAGTCGACTTCGCCGATGTACTGGCCAAGAAGAACGCGACGGTCAGCGTGCGCCAGATCATCCGTGAGCTGGAGGCGTCCCAGGAGCCGCTGTGGAGCCCGATGGTCCTCAATGGCAGCGGCTTCGGCATGTGGGCCAACCACTCGCTGGTGATGGCCAACTATATTTCGCGCGCCAACGCCGCGGTCATCGACCTGCGCCAGCTGCTGTCGCAAGGTTGA
- a CDS encoding methyl-accepting chemotaxis protein has translation MRLKWLTNLNTLLLVTVCIALGMTLWWSQRALERPYQLMERYLGLSQQFQNGSAHNIQAYLGSGDALRHAAAVDANQQLKASLTEWPEALASKLKPSLDSLQAFTANELLAAGKLAGDPQALLLQAERELGANFEQLAGYARDSGGPEANRYLPPLLDATAHLGRLSLARDKLVSSGRAELAEEVERELQLIRAQAMVIEGLPLLGVTRATESNADDFASMMGLQTEASAQQEDVAVGLKRELQSLLTRYPAELQRTREQIERRTVLAASTNQRLEAVRQAIAALEPEVRAQHAQIASEVRLMQGLMIGLILLIALLVDTLQRRLARTLTSLAPALSRWAEGDFAAPIALGRTNRELHDIQDSLNRLRQYLVELVGTIRHNAEQVAGSSHALAGMSAALHDGAERQAGDTGQIRDALGELEATIQQVAGDASAAADASRDAGRAVEQGQTVIGQSLSGLRELVDEVQGNARMIEQLAEESATIGGVLTVIRSIAEQTNLLALNAAIEAARAGEMGRGFAVVADEVRSLAQRTTGATGEIQALIDRLQQAARESVTGMRAQLEHAEATAGQAQAADGALDEIVSAIRTISDTAVRIADVTAQQSGAVSEIHGHSERIHVLGEDNLQRIGEGREQGEQLLSLGGELSRAVRAFRV, from the coding sequence ATGCGCCTGAAGTGGCTGACCAACCTCAATACCCTATTGCTTGTGACCGTGTGTATCGCCCTGGGCATGACGCTGTGGTGGTCGCAGCGGGCACTGGAGCGTCCCTACCAGTTGATGGAGCGCTACCTGGGCCTTTCGCAGCAGTTCCAGAACGGCTCGGCGCACAACATCCAGGCCTACCTGGGCAGTGGCGATGCCCTGCGCCATGCCGCGGCAGTCGACGCCAACCAGCAACTCAAGGCTTCGCTGACCGAGTGGCCCGAGGCGTTGGCGAGCAAGCTCAAGCCAAGCCTGGACAGCCTGCAGGCATTCACTGCCAACGAATTGCTGGCAGCCGGCAAGCTGGCCGGTGACCCGCAAGCACTGCTGCTGCAGGCCGAACGCGAGCTGGGGGCGAACTTCGAGCAACTGGCCGGCTACGCCCGCGACAGTGGCGGCCCCGAGGCCAACCGCTACCTGCCGCCGCTGCTCGATGCCACGGCCCATCTGGGCCGCCTGTCGCTGGCACGCGACAAGCTGGTCAGCAGCGGCCGCGCCGAGCTGGCCGAGGAAGTCGAGCGCGAACTGCAGCTGATCCGCGCCCAGGCCATGGTCATCGAGGGCCTGCCGCTACTGGGGGTGACCCGCGCCACCGAGTCCAACGCCGACGATTTCGCATCGATGATGGGCCTGCAGACCGAAGCCAGCGCCCAGCAGGAAGACGTGGCGGTGGGCCTCAAGCGCGAATTGCAGAGCCTGCTCACGCGCTACCCCGCCGAACTGCAGCGCACTCGCGAACAGATCGAGCGCCGTACCGTGCTGGCTGCCAGCACCAACCAGCGGCTCGAAGCCGTGCGCCAGGCCATCGCCGCCCTTGAGCCGGAGGTCCGCGCCCAGCATGCGCAGATCGCGAGCGAAGTGCGCCTCATGCAGGGGCTGATGATCGGCCTGATCCTGCTCATCGCCCTGCTCGTCGACACCCTCCAACGCCGCCTGGCGCGGACCCTCACCAGCCTGGCGCCAGCCCTGTCGCGTTGGGCCGAAGGCGACTTCGCCGCCCCCATCGCCCTGGGCCGGACCAACCGCGAATTGCATGACATCCAGGACTCGCTCAACCGCCTGCGCCAGTACCTGGTGGAACTGGTCGGCACCATCCGCCACAACGCCGAGCAGGTCGCGGGCAGCAGCCATGCCCTGGCCGGCATGAGCGCAGCGCTGCACGACGGCGCCGAACGCCAGGCTGGCGACACCGGGCAGATCCGCGATGCCCTGGGTGAACTCGAGGCGACCATCCAGCAGGTGGCCGGCGACGCCAGCGCCGCCGCGGATGCCAGCCGCGATGCCGGGCGCGCCGTGGAACAGGGGCAGACAGTGATCGGCCAGAGCCTGTCCGGATTGCGCGAACTGGTCGATGAGGTGCAGGGCAACGCCCGCATGATCGAGCAACTGGCCGAGGAATCGGCGACCATCGGAGGCGTGCTGACCGTGATCCGCTCGATTGCCGAGCAGACCAACCTGCTGGCGTTGAATGCCGCCATCGAGGCGGCGCGCGCCGGCGAGATGGGCCGGGGCTTCGCCGTGGTGGCCGACGAAGTGCGCTCGCTGGCCCAGCGCACCACGGGCGCCACGGGCGAGATCCAGGCGCTGATCGATCGCCTGCAGCAGGCCGCGCGGGAATCGGTGACCGGCATGCGCGCCCAGCTCGAACATGCCGAGGCCACCGCCGGCCAGGCCCAGGCGGCCGATGGCGCGTTGGATGAAATCGTCAGTGCGATCCGCACGATTTCCGACACCGCCGTGCGCATCGCCGATGTCACGGCCCAGCAATCCGGGGCGGTGAGCGAGATCCACGGGCACAGTGAGCGGATTCATGTGCTGGGGGAGGACAACCTGCAGCGCATAGGCGAGGGGCGTGAGCAAGGGGAGCAACTGCTGAGCCTTGGGGGTGAACTGAGTCGGGCAGTGCGGGCTTTCAGGGTTTGA
- the aroQ gene encoding type II 3-dehydroquinate dehydratase yields the protein MATLLVLHGPNLNLLGTREPGHYGAVTLAQINQDLEQRARAAGHHLQYLQSNAEYELIDRIHAARNEGVDFILINPAAFTHTSVALRDALLAVSIPFIEVHLSNVHKREPFRHHSYFSDVAVGVICGLGASGYRLALESALEQLAANAQP from the coding sequence ATGGCAACCCTACTGGTGCTTCACGGCCCCAATCTCAACCTGCTCGGTACCCGCGAACCGGGCCACTACGGCGCCGTGACCCTGGCCCAGATCAACCAGGACCTGGAGCAGCGCGCCCGCGCCGCCGGCCACCACCTGCAGTATTTGCAGAGCAATGCCGAGTACGAGCTGATCGACCGTATCCACGCAGCACGCAACGAGGGTGTGGACTTCATCCTGATCAATCCGGCTGCTTTCACCCACACAAGCGTCGCATTACGTGACGCATTGCTTGCGGTGAGCATCCCATTCATCGAAGTGCACCTGTCCAACGTGCACAAACGCGAACCGTTCCGTCATCACTCCTACTTTTCCGATGTTGCCGTAGGGGTGATCTGCGGTCTGGGCGCCAGCGGTTATCGCCTGGCCCTGGAATCCGCGCTGGAACAACTGGCTGCCAACGCACAGCCCTGA
- the accB gene encoding acetyl-CoA carboxylase biotin carboxyl carrier protein: MDIRKVKKLIELLEESGIDELEIKEGEESVRISRHSKTPAAQQYFAPAPVAAAPVAAPVAAAPVAEAAAAAPALKGTVIRSPMVGTFYRKPSPTSPNFAEVGQSVKKGDTLCIVEAMKMMNHIEADVGGVIDAILVEDGQPVEFDQPLFTIV; the protein is encoded by the coding sequence ATGGATATCCGTAAAGTCAAGAAACTGATCGAACTGCTGGAAGAGTCTGGCATCGACGAGCTGGAGATCAAGGAAGGCGAAGAGTCGGTCCGTATCAGCCGCCACAGCAAGACCCCAGCCGCCCAGCAGTACTTCGCCCCGGCTCCGGTAGCCGCCGCGCCTGTTGCCGCTCCAGTCGCCGCTGCGCCAGTCGCCGAAGCCGCTGCCGCCGCCCCGGCCCTGAAAGGCACCGTGATCCGTTCGCCAATGGTCGGTACCTTCTATCGCAAGCCTTCGCCGACCTCGCCGAACTTCGCTGAAGTTGGCCAGAGCGTGAAGAAAGGCGACACCCTCTGCATCGTCGAAGCGATGAAGATGATGAACCACATCGAAGCCGATGTCGGCGGTGTCATCGACGCCATCCTGGTCGAAGACGGTCAGCCGGTTGAGTTCGACCAGCCGCTGTTCACCATCGTTTGA
- the accC gene encoding acetyl-CoA carboxylase biotin carboxylase subunit yields the protein MSGKLEKVLIANRGEIALRILRACKELGIKTVAVHSTADRELMHLGLADESVCIGPASSKDSYLHIPAIIAAAEVTGATAIHPGYGFLAENADFAEQVEKSGFAFIGPKADTIRLMGDKVSAKDAMIKSGVPTVPGSDGPLPEDEEVALAIARDVGYPVIIKAAGGGGGRGMRVVHKEEDLIASAKLTRTEAGAAFGNPMVYLEKFLTNPRHVEVQVLSDGQGNAIHLGDRDCSLQRRHQKVLEEAPAPGIDEKARQEVFKRCVDACIEIGYRGAGTFEFLYENGRFYFIEMNTRVQVEHPVSEMVTGIDIVKEMLSIAAGNKLSIRQEDVVIRGHSLECRINAEDPKKFIPSPGKVKHFHAPGGNGVRVDSHLYSGYSVPPNYDSLIGKLITYGKDRDEAMARMRNALDEIVVDGIKTNIPLHRDLVRDEGFCKGGVNIHYLEHKLANQE from the coding sequence ATGTCTGGGAAGCTCGAAAAAGTCCTGATCGCCAACCGCGGGGAAATTGCCCTGCGGATCCTGCGTGCCTGCAAAGAACTGGGTATCAAGACCGTCGCCGTGCACTCCACGGCCGACCGTGAACTGATGCACCTGGGCCTGGCAGACGAGTCGGTCTGCATCGGCCCTGCATCGTCCAAGGATTCCTACCTGCACATCCCGGCGATCATCGCCGCCGCCGAAGTGACAGGTGCCACCGCCATCCACCCGGGTTACGGTTTCCTCGCGGAAAACGCCGACTTCGCCGAACAGGTGGAAAAATCCGGTTTCGCCTTCATCGGCCCGAAAGCCGACACCATTCGCCTGATGGGCGACAAGGTTTCGGCCAAGGACGCCATGATCAAGTCGGGCGTACCGACCGTACCAGGCTCCGATGGCCCGCTGCCGGAAGACGAAGAGGTCGCCCTGGCGATCGCCCGTGACGTCGGCTACCCGGTGATCATCAAGGCCGCCGGTGGCGGTGGTGGTCGCGGCATGCGCGTGGTGCACAAGGAAGAGGACCTGATCGCCTCGGCCAAGCTCACCCGCACCGAAGCCGGCGCTGCCTTCGGCAACCCGATGGTCTACCTGGAGAAGTTCCTGACCAACCCACGTCACGTGGAAGTGCAGGTGCTGTCCGACGGCCAAGGCAACGCCATCCATCTGGGCGACCGCGACTGCTCGCTGCAGCGTCGTCACCAGAAGGTCCTGGAAGAAGCACCGGCACCCGGCATCGACGAGAAGGCCCGCCAGGAAGTCTTCAAGCGTTGCGTGGACGCGTGCATCGAGATCGGCTATCGCGGTGCCGGCACCTTCGAATTCCTGTACGAGAACGGCCGTTTCTACTTCATCGAGATGAACACCCGTGTGCAGGTTGAGCACCCGGTGTCGGAAATGGTCACCGGTATCGACATCGTCAAGGAGATGCTCAGCATCGCCGCTGGCAACAAGCTGTCGATCCGCCAGGAAGACGTGGTCATCCGTGGTCACTCGCTGGAGTGCCGGATCAACGCCGAAGACCCGAAGAAGTTCATTCCGAGCCCAGGCAAGGTCAAGCACTTCCACGCGCCGGGCGGCAATGGCGTACGCGTCGATTCGCACCTGTACAGCGGTTACTCGGTTCCGCCGAACTACGACTCGCTGATCGGCAAGCTGATCACCTACGGCAAGGACCGCGACGAAGCCATGGCGCGCATGCGCAATGCCCTGGACGAGATCGTCGTCGACGGCATCAAGACCAACATCCCGCTGCACCGCGACCTGGTGCGTGATGAAGGTTTCTGCAAAGGCGGCGTGAACATCCACTACCTCGAGCACAAACTGGCCAACCAGGAGTGA
- a CDS encoding sigma-54-dependent Fis family transcriptional regulator, with protein sequence MLAANSRAHVDCISRVLKNAERLPQAPVPPLILDSWRRSMELYRLDPGSQQGPRILSQTLLNECRERAELFLRIASDAVARLHQRVRGADYCVLLTDAQGRTIDYRVESAIRNDCRKAGLYLGTCWSEGEEGTCGVAAVLTSKAPATVHKRDHFRAAFIGLTCTAAPVFDPCGELLGVVDVSALQSPDDRRSQHLILQLVEQTAREIENAFFMHSVQGHWVMRAHGTPGYVESQPDYLLAWDGEGRLQAINSLARERLLARHGRLPEHIGELFDMDQLHRASDASAQRLPGWGGLYGRISAPQRRGRVQPLQQPQDPRIEQHLRLATRVKDCNLAVLVQGETGVGKEVFARQLHQQSQRSAGPFVPLNCAAIPENLIESELFGYVAGAFTGASSKGMQGLLQQADGGTLFLDEIGDMPLGLQTRLLRVLAEGEVAPLGAARRERVDIQVICATHRDLGAMVGEGRFREDLYYRLANARFELPALREREDRLGLIHRLLVEEADACGVDVTLADDALQALLVYRWPGNLRQLRQVLRYACAVSEGGQVGLENLPQELRGDAVPSAQVGTSSPARQLLLDALIRHRWKPAEAARALGISRATLYRRVHEHRIEMPRMKG encoded by the coding sequence ATGCTTGCCGCGAACTCCCGAGCCCATGTCGATTGCATCAGCCGGGTGCTGAAAAACGCCGAGCGCCTGCCCCAGGCACCGGTGCCGCCGCTGATCCTCGATTCATGGCGCCGTTCCATGGAGCTGTACCGACTCGACCCCGGGTCCCAGCAGGGGCCGCGCATCCTTTCCCAGACCCTGCTCAACGAATGCCGCGAGCGCGCCGAACTGTTCCTGCGCATCGCCAGCGATGCCGTGGCGCGCCTGCACCAGCGTGTACGCGGTGCCGACTACTGCGTGCTGCTGACCGATGCCCAGGGGCGCACCATCGACTACCGGGTCGAGTCGGCCATTCGCAACGACTGCCGCAAGGCCGGGCTGTACCTGGGCACCTGTTGGTCGGAAGGCGAAGAGGGCACCTGCGGAGTGGCGGCGGTGCTGACCAGCAAGGCGCCTGCCACGGTGCACAAGCGCGACCATTTTCGCGCCGCGTTCATTGGCCTGACCTGCACCGCGGCGCCGGTGTTCGACCCTTGTGGTGAACTGTTGGGTGTTGTGGATGTGTCGGCCTTGCAATCGCCGGATGACCGGCGCAGCCAACACCTGATCTTGCAACTGGTCGAGCAGACCGCTCGGGAGATCGAAAACGCCTTCTTCATGCACAGCGTCCAGGGGCACTGGGTGATGCGTGCCCATGGCACCCCTGGCTACGTGGAGAGCCAGCCCGACTATCTGCTGGCCTGGGATGGCGAAGGCCGCTTGCAGGCGATCAACAGCCTGGCCCGCGAACGCCTGCTGGCGCGCCACGGGCGTTTGCCCGAGCACATCGGCGAGCTGTTCGACATGGACCAGTTGCACCGCGCCAGCGACGCTTCGGCCCAGCGACTGCCGGGTTGGGGCGGACTCTACGGGCGCATCAGCGCGCCGCAGCGACGAGGGCGGGTGCAGCCTTTGCAACAACCGCAGGATCCGCGCATCGAACAGCATCTGAGGCTGGCCACGCGGGTCAAGGACTGCAACCTGGCAGTGCTGGTGCAGGGCGAGACTGGGGTCGGCAAGGAAGTCTTCGCCCGCCAGTTGCACCAGCAGAGCCAGCGCAGCGCGGGGCCCTTCGTGCCCCTCAATTGCGCGGCCATCCCCGAAAACCTGATCGAGAGCGAGCTGTTCGGCTATGTCGCCGGGGCGTTCACTGGCGCGTCGAGCAAGGGCATGCAAGGGCTGTTGCAGCAGGCCGATGGCGGCACTTTGTTCCTCGATGAGATCGGCGACATGCCACTGGGCTTGCAAACCCGTTTGCTGCGGGTGCTGGCCGAAGGCGAGGTGGCGCCGCTTGGCGCGGCGCGGCGCGAGCGGGTGGACATCCAGGTGATCTGCGCCACCCACCGCGACCTGGGGGCGATGGTCGGCGAAGGGCGCTTTCGTGAAGACCTGTATTACCGCCTGGCCAATGCCCGTTTCGAGCTCCCGGCCCTGCGCGAGCGCGAGGATCGCCTGGGGTTGATTCATCGTTTGCTGGTTGAAGAGGCGGATGCTTGTGGCGTGGATGTGACGCTGGCCGACGATGCGTTGCAGGCGCTGCTGGTCTATCGCTGGCCCGGAAACCTGCGCCAGCTGCGTCAGGTTTTGCGCTATGCCTGCGCGGTCAGCGAGGGTGGGCAGGTGGGTTTGGAGAACCTTCCACAGGAGCTGCGCGGCGATGCCGTGCCTTCGGCGCAGGTCGGGACCTCCAGCCCTGCTCGGCAACTGTTGCTCGATGCCTTGATCCGCCATCGCTGGAAGCCGGCGGAAGCGGCGCGGGCGTTGGGGATTTCGCGGGCGACCTTGTATCGACGGGTGCATGAGCATCGGATCGAGATGCCGCGGATGAAAGGGTGA
- a CDS encoding ATP-NAD kinase family protein produces MPQPAITVGIIANPASGRDLRRLTANAGLYSSTDKASAIQRLLAAFGATGVTKVLLPSDMTGIAAAVLKASEGPLARDQHWPPLQILELPLTQTVSDTRLATRQMVEHGVVLIAVLGGDGTHKAVAAEAGDTPLLTLSTGTNNAFPELREATSAGLAGGLVACGRIPASIALRRNKRLLVEVAQQAVREWALVEVAVSPQRFIGARALSRSEDISEVFACFAEPHAIGLSALCGLWCPVSRQATHGAWVRLNPGAEHALIAPLAPGLLHGCGVTASGTLPPGVPHRLSLAAGTLALDGEREIEFAEGDTPTVTLDLHGPLSVDVEAVLAHAARHHLLAVAHGHRLHPATLC; encoded by the coding sequence ATGCCGCAACCCGCCATTACCGTCGGGATCATTGCCAACCCTGCCTCGGGCCGCGACCTGCGCCGCCTGACCGCCAACGCCGGGCTCTACTCCAGCACCGACAAGGCCTCGGCCATCCAGCGCCTGCTCGCCGCCTTCGGTGCCACGGGTGTGACCAAGGTGCTGCTGCCAAGCGACATGACCGGCATCGCTGCCGCGGTACTCAAAGCCAGTGAGGGCCCGCTGGCCCGCGACCAGCACTGGCCGCCCCTGCAAATCCTCGAACTGCCCTTGACCCAGACTGTCAGCGATACCCGCCTGGCCACCCGACAGATGGTCGAGCACGGCGTCGTCCTGATCGCCGTGCTCGGCGGCGACGGCACGCACAAGGCGGTCGCCGCCGAAGCCGGCGACACGCCGCTACTGACCCTGTCCACCGGCACCAACAATGCCTTTCCGGAACTGCGCGAGGCCACCAGTGCGGGCCTGGCTGGCGGGCTGGTCGCCTGTGGCCGCATTCCTGCCAGCATCGCCCTGCGCCGCAACAAGCGCCTGCTGGTGGAGGTAGCGCAACAGGCCGTGCGCGAATGGGCGCTGGTCGAGGTAGCCGTCTCGCCGCAACGCTTCATCGGCGCCCGCGCCCTCAGCCGCAGCGAAGACATCAGCGAAGTCTTCGCCTGCTTCGCCGAACCCCACGCCATCGGCCTGTCAGCGCTGTGCGGCCTGTGGTGCCCTGTGAGCCGCCAGGCCACGCATGGCGCCTGGGTGCGCCTCAATCCGGGTGCAGAGCACGCCCTGATCGCGCCATTGGCGCCGGGCCTGCTGCACGGTTGTGGCGTTACCGCCAGCGGCACGCTGCCGCCTGGCGTACCTCACCGCCTAAGCCTTGCGGCCGGCACCCTGGCCCTGGACGGCGAGCGCGAGATCGAGTTCGCCGAAGGCGACACGCCCACCGTCACCCTCGACTTGCACGGGCCCTTGAGCGTCGACGTCGAGGCCGTGCTGGCACATGCCGCTCGCCATCACTTGCTGGCCGTCGCGCACGGCCATCGGCTGCACCCCGCAACCCTCTGTTGA
- a CDS encoding thiamine pyrophosphate-dependent dehydrogenase E1 component subunit alpha codes for MSTQLSSDQLLHAYEVMRTIRAFEERLHVEFATGEIPGFVHLYAGEEASAAGVMAHLRDSDCIASTHRGHGHCIAKGVDVYGMMAEIYGKKTGVCGGKGGSMHIADLEKGMLGANGIVGAGAPLVAGAALAAKIKGNDDVAVAFFGDGASNEGAVFEAMNLASIMNLPCIFVAENNGYAEATASNWSVACDHIADRAAGFGMPGVTIDGFDFFAVHEAAGAAIDRARAGQGPSLIEVKLSRYYGHFEGDAQTYRAADEVKNLRESRDCLMQFRNKTTRAGLLQAAQLDAIDARVDDLIEDAVRRAKSDPKPQPADLLNDVYVTYP; via the coding sequence ATGTCCACTCAGCTCAGTTCAGACCAATTGCTGCATGCCTATGAAGTGATGCGCACCATCCGCGCCTTCGAGGAACGCCTGCACGTGGAGTTCGCCACGGGCGAGATCCCCGGCTTCGTCCACCTCTATGCCGGTGAAGAGGCCTCGGCCGCCGGCGTGATGGCGCACCTGCGCGACAGCGACTGCATCGCCTCGACCCACCGTGGCCACGGTCACTGCATCGCCAAGGGCGTCGACGTGTACGGCATGATGGCCGAGATCTACGGCAAGAAGACCGGCGTGTGCGGTGGCAAGGGCGGCTCGATGCACATCGCCGACCTGGAAAAGGGCATGCTCGGCGCCAACGGCATCGTCGGCGCCGGAGCCCCCCTGGTGGCCGGTGCCGCGCTGGCGGCCAAGATCAAGGGCAACGACGATGTGGCCGTGGCCTTCTTCGGGGACGGCGCCTCCAACGAAGGCGCGGTGTTCGAGGCTATGAACCTGGCCTCGATCATGAACCTGCCCTGCATCTTCGTCGCCGAGAACAATGGCTACGCCGAAGCCACCGCCTCGAACTGGTCGGTGGCCTGCGACCATATCGCCGACCGCGCCGCCGGCTTCGGCATGCCTGGCGTGACCATCGACGGTTTCGACTTCTTCGCCGTGCACGAGGCCGCAGGCGCCGCCATCGACCGCGCCCGCGCAGGCCAAGGCCCGTCGCTGATCGAAGTCAAGCTCAGCCGCTACTACGGCCACTTCGAAGGCGATGCGCAGACCTATCGCGCAGCGGACGAGGTGAAGAACCTGCGCGAAAGCCGCGACTGCCTGATGCAGTTCCGCAACAAGACCACCCGCGCCGGCCTGCTACAGGCCGCGCAACTCGATGCCATCGACGCACGCGTCGACGACCTGATCGAAGACGCCGTGCGCCGCGCCAAGTCCGATCCCAAGCCGCAACCCGCCGACCTGCTCAACGACGTCTACGTCACCTATCCCTGA
- a CDS encoding alpha-ketoacid dehydrogenase subunit beta, with protein MARKISYQQAINEALAQEMRRDNTVFIIGEDVAGGAGAPGEEDAWGGVLGVTKGLYPQFPGRVLDAPLSEIGYVGAAVGAATQGLRPVCELMFVDFAGCCLDQILNQAAKFRYMFGGKAITPLVMRTMYGAGLRAAAQHSQMLTSLWTHIPGLKVVCPSSPYDAKGLLIQAIRDNDPVIFCEHKLLYGMQGEVPEEVYTVPFGEANFLRDGEDVTLVTYGRMVHVALEAANNLARQGIDCEVLDLRTTSPLDEDSILESVEKTGRLVVIDEANPRCSMATDISALVAQKAFAALKGPIEMVTAPHTPVPFSDALEDLYIPDAAKIEAAVRKVIEAARSAA; from the coding sequence ATGGCTAGAAAGATCAGCTACCAGCAGGCCATCAACGAGGCCCTGGCCCAGGAGATGCGCCGTGACAACACGGTGTTCATCATCGGCGAAGACGTGGCCGGTGGCGCCGGTGCCCCTGGCGAGGAAGACGCCTGGGGCGGCGTGCTCGGCGTGACCAAGGGCCTCTACCCGCAGTTTCCCGGCCGCGTGCTGGATGCACCGCTCTCCGAGATCGGCTATGTCGGGGCTGCCGTCGGCGCCGCTACCCAAGGCCTGCGCCCGGTCTGCGAACTGATGTTCGTCGACTTCGCCGGTTGCTGCCTGGACCAGATCCTCAACCAGGCGGCGAAGTTTCGCTACATGTTCGGCGGCAAGGCAATCACCCCCCTGGTGATGCGCACCATGTACGGCGCCGGCCTGCGTGCTGCCGCCCAGCATTCGCAAATGCTCACCTCGCTGTGGACGCACATCCCCGGCCTGAAGGTGGTGTGCCCATCCTCGCCCTACGACGCCAAGGGCTTGTTGATCCAGGCGATCCGCGACAACGACCCGGTGATCTTCTGCGAGCACAAGCTGCTCTACGGCATGCAAGGCGAAGTGCCCGAAGAGGTGTACACCGTGCCCTTTGGCGAAGCCAATTTCTTGCGCGACGGCGAGGACGTGACCCTGGTGACCTACGGGCGCATGGTCCACGTGGCACTGGAGGCGGCCAACAACCTGGCCCGTCAGGGTATCGACTGCGAAGTGCTGGACCTGCGCACCACCAGCCCGCTGGACGAGGACAGCATCCTGGAAAGCGTGGAAAAGACCGGCCGCCTGGTGGTCATCGACGAAGCCAACCCACGCTGCTCGATGGCCACCGACATCAGCGCCCTGGTCGCCCAGAAAGCCTTCGCGGCGCTCAAGGGCCCGATCGAGATGGTCACTGCGCCGCACACGCCGGTGCCGTTCTCCGATGCCCTGGAAGACCTGTACATCCCCGACGCTGCGAAGATCGAGGCAGCGGTACGCAAGGTGATCGAAGCTGCAAGGAGCGCCGCATGA